One Thermithiobacillus tepidarius DSM 3134 genomic window, GTTCGGCGGGCGCGGCAATCTCCCCATCACGCTGGACGTGCGGCTGGCCGGCGAGCAGCTCTCGCCCAATGAGGAGATCCACCTGCTGCAGGTGCTGCGCGAGGCCCTGGCCAACGTCGTTCACCACGCCCGCGCCAGCCGGGCGCAGGTCACCGTGCATGGCGCTCCGGACGGCACGGTCGTGGCCACGGTCGAGGACGACGGCATCGGCATCCGGGCGGCGCCGGCGGCGCATCATTACGGTCTGGCGATCATGCAGGAACGGGCGCGCAGCCTGCACGGCACGCTCGCGGTGGAGCCCCGCCGCCCCGCCGCCCCGCCGGCACCCGGGTCACCCTGGCCTTCACGCCCGCCGGCCGCTGCACGCCGCGCACCGCGAGCGGGAGTCCACGTTGATGCCTCGGCGCCGCTCAGTGCTCGTCATCGACGATCACCCCCTGTTCCGCAAGGGCGTGGTGCAGCTTCTGCAATCCCGGGACGACTACGAGGTCGCGGGCGAAGCGCCCTCCGGCGCCGAAGGCATCGACTTGGCCCGGCGGCTGCGGCCCGATTGCATCCTACTGGACCTCAACCTCAAGGACATGAGCGGCATCGACGTGCTGAAATCGCTCAAGGCACACGATGCCGGCGCCTGCGTGCTCATGTTGACCGTCTCGGACGCGGCGGAGGACCTGGTCGACGCCCTGCGCGGCGGCGCCGATGGCTACCTGCTCAAGGACGCGGATCCGCAGGAACTGCTGTCGGGCCTGCACGCCGCCGCCCAGGGGCGCGTGGCCGTCAGCAGTCTCCTCACCGGCATCCTGGCCCAGGCCCTGCGCGGGGACGCCCTGCCCAGGACACCCGCGGAAGCCGGCCTCACCGCGCAGGAGCGCGCCATCCTCGAACACGTTGCAGATGGGCAGAGCAACAAGGTGATCGCCCGGGAACTGGGCATCAGCGAGGGCACGGTCAAGGTGCATGTGAAGCACCTGCTGAAAAAACTCCGGCTGCGCTCGCGGGTGGAGGCGGCCGTCTGGGCCGTGGAGCACGGCTACCGGCCAAATCCCACGCACAACGGCAGTCGCCGGTGATTGGTGATTGGTGATTGGTGATTGGTGATTGGTGATTGGTGATTGGTGATTGGTGATTGGTGATTGGTGATTGGCAAGGCTGGGGCGGGACCGGAGCTCGGTCAAGAGGCGCCGTCGCGGCCGCGAACCACTCAGAAGGGCCATCCCCGGCGCCGCGCCCGCCATCCCATTGCCGCCCCCGGCCGTGGGAGCGGGCTTGCCCGCGATCCGCCGTGCCGGCCGCCCGGATTGCGGAGCCGCCGGTCTACCGCTCATTCCGCGCAGCGCATGCACTGCACGTCGTAGCGGTCGATCCACTTCTGCAGGGCCTCGACGGCGGCCGCGCCGGTCGCCAGGGTGTCGAAGGCGTGCTCGGGGTCGTCGGGGCGCACCTTGGCGATCCAGGCGTCGTGGTAAGGATCGATGTTGACCAGGTTGGGCATCTCCAGCACCGCTTCGTTGACCGCGACCACGGTACCGGCGAAGGGGCAGGGCACGCCGCCGGCCCACTTGCCGCTCTCCAGGGTGGCCACGTGCCGGCCGGCCGCCAGGACCGTGCCCACCTTCTTGATGCGGATCTTCTGCACCCGCCCGGCCATGGTCTGGGCCGGATCGGTGATGCCCAGGGTGACGGTGCCGTCCTCCTCCGGCCGGATCCACACATAGTCGAGATCGAAGAACAAATCGTCGGGCAACTCACAACCGCGGTATTCTGCCATACCCCCTCCCATGCCTCGCGGACATCACGCGCCGCGCGGCGGCGCGGCTTTCGGATCTTGGAAAGAGTCTAGGACCGGACGGCCTCGGCGTCATTGATCTGGGTCAAGACGGCCGGGGCGGGTACGTCGGCTCAAACGCAGGTTTCGCGCCAGTGCCGCAGCTTGCCCAGATCGGGAATGCGGATCTGCGGACCGTCCAGCTCGATCAGGCCAAGGTCGCGCAGGGAGGCCAGCACCCGGGAAAAGGTCTCCGGCTTGATGCCCAGCCGCGAGGCGATGACGTTCTTGTGGGCGGGCAGTTGGAAGGTCGCCGTGCCCGACTGGGCGGGACAGTGCTCGAGCAGATAGCCGGCCACCCGCTGCCCGGCGGTCTCCAGGCTGAGGGCGCGCACGTCGTTGATGAGCTGATGCAGGCGCAGGCTGATGCTGGCCAGCATCTTCATGGCCATACTGTTGTTGGCCTTGAGGGTGCGGATGAAATCCGCCATGTCGATGCGCAGCAGCCGGGCCGGTCCCAGGGCCGCGGCGTAGACCGGATAGCGCCCGCCGAGAAAGACCACGGCCTCGGCGAAGGTCTCGCCCGCCTGAATGAGCTCGATCACCTTCTCGTTGCCGTCCGGCGCCAGCTTGAACAGGCGCATGCCGCCGCTGACGATGAAGTAAAAGGCGTCCGCCTTGTCCCCCTCGCGAAACAGCAGCGCGCCCGTCTCCAGTTCCAGGGAACGGGCATTGGCCGCGATCTGGGCCAGTTCGTCGGGGCTCAGCGCGGAAAAAAGCGGCGCCTGCCGCAGCAGCGTGGTGTCGGCGTCATTGAGCATGGCGGGGGTCCTAGCACGATCATAGTGCATGAACCGGCCCGCCGCCAACCTCGCGCCGGCCGCCCAGGCGCCGCGGGAATGCCTAGCGCTTGTCGCCCAGCGGCGCCAGCATCGGCGCGCCGACCTGGTAAGCCTCGTGGCAGGCGATGCACTTGCTCAGAGTGCCGTCCAACTGCCGGAGCGTATGCCGGCCATCGGCGAGGCTTTCCGCATCCAGGGCGATCTGGTCGAAGTCGCTGTGCACGCTGAAGCCCAGTTGCCGGAACCCGGCCGGCAGCTTGCCCATCAGGCTCGGCGGCATATCATGGGTCGCCTGCCGGCCCATGGCGCGCGCCGCCTTGGCCACGGCGGCCATGTCATCCTGGGCCAGGGCCTGGGTCATCTGCTGGATGCCGCTCAGAAAGAGGCGCATCTCCTGCAGCAGCATGGCCTGTTCCCGGGGTTCCAGCGCCAGCGTCCGGCGCTGGTCCACCGGACCGGACAGCGCCGGGGCCGCTTGGCTTGCGCCATGGTGGTCGTGCTCGGCGGCCGGGGCCGCCGCGGCCGGCAACAGGCCCAGGATGCCCGCCAGCAAGGTTGCCCGCATGTCTCGCTTCACCATCCCTCGTCGCTCTTGTTGTAATCGATACTAACCAGCATATCAGCATACCGAGGCCCGGCGCGGGCAGCCTTGACCAGGATCAAGGACGGCGTGGCGTCGGACCCCTATACTGCGCCCCAAGAGTTGCAAAATTCATTAACTAATGTACAATTACCCATAACTGGACTGCCCCCAGTGGGCAAAAGGAGCCAAGATGATTTTCCGGCAACTGTTCGATCCGACCACCTCCACCCTCACCTACCTGCTCGGCGACGAGGCCACGCGCCAGGCGGTGCTCATCGACTCCGTGCTGGAGCAGGTGGACCGCGACCTGGCCTTGCTGCAGGAACTCGGCCTGACCCTGGCCTATACCCTGGAAACCCACATCCACGCCGACCACGTCTCCGGCGCCAAGCGCCTGCGCGAGCTGACCGGCTGCAAGATCAGCGTGCCCGACCCGGCCAAGCTGGACTGCGCGGACCTTCTGGTGCGCGAGGGCGAACCGCTGCAGCTGGGCAGCCTGCGCATCGAGCCGTTGCATACGCCCGGGCATACGGACGTGGATTTCTGCTATCGGGTGGGCGACCGCGTCTTCACCGGCGACACCCTGCTCATCGACGGCTGCGGACGCACCGACTTCCAGAGCGGCGATGCCGCCGCCCTGTACCGTTCGGTGCAGGACAAGCTCTTCACCCTGCCGGGCGAGACCCTGGTCTACCCGGGCCACGACTACAACCACCGGCGGGTGTCCAGCATCGAGCAGGAGCGCCTGCGCAATCCGCGCCTGGGCGGCGGCAAGACCCTGGACGAGTTCGTGGCCATCATGGACAACCTGAACCTGCCCAAGCCGGCGCAGATCGAGCGCGCCGTGCCGGCCAACCTGGGCTGCGGCCGGGCGGCCGCGGGCGCTTAGGAGGCACCGTGGCCAACCCGCGCTTCGCCCTCTTCTCCGAGGTCTTCGCCGCCCTCGCCCACCCCAAGCGCCTGGAGATCATCCACATTCTGGGCCGCGGCGAGCACACCGCCGGTCAGCTGGTGGAGCTGACCGGCCTGTCCAAGGCCAACGTTTCCCAACATCTCAACGTCCTCAAGGCACGCGGGCTGGTGCATTGCGAGAAGTGCGGCACCTTCTGCCACTACACCCTGACCACGCCCAAGGTGCTGGAGGCCTGCGAGCTGATGCGCCAGGTCGTCGTCGAGCAGATGGAGGAATTCACGGAAACGCGCCGGGCCCTGGCGACGGTGCTGCCCTTCCCCGAGGACCAGAAGGAGCGGGGATGAAGGCGGACGCCCTGCACGCCGAGCTGACGCACGGCATCCGCAGCAACCTGTCGCAGTTCCTGCACCAGCTCCTCCAGGTTTTCCTGGTGGGGCTGACCATCGGCATGATGCGCAACGTGGTGCCGGCCCTGGCCACCACCGAATTCGGCGTACCCCAAGGCTCCTTCACCCTGCTCGCCGCCTTCGTGGTCGCCTTCGGCTTCGTCAAGGGCACCATGAACTTCGTGGCCGGCCGCCTCTCGGAGCGGCTGGGGCGGCGCAAGGTGCTGTTGCTCGGCTGGCTCAGCGCCCTGCCCATTCCCTTCCTGATCCTGTATGGCCCGAGCTGGGGCTGGATCGTGGCGGCCACCGTGCTGCTCGGCGCCAACCAGGGCCTTACCTGGTCCATGACGCTGACCTCCAAGCTTGATCTCAGCCGGCCGGAGCAGAAGGGCCTCGTCAACGGCCTGAACGAGTTTTCCGGCTACTTCGCCGTGGCCGTGGCGGGCGTGGTCACCGGCTATCTGGCCAGCGGCCTCGGGCCGCGCCAGGGGCTCTTCGTCTTTGGCCTGATCGTGATCGTGCTGGCCCTGGCGCTGGTGCTGCTCTGGGTGCGCGACACCCTGCCCTGGGCCAAGGCGGAAAGCGCCCGCTTCGCCGCCGGCAAGGCCGGCGGCCCGGTGGCCCGCTTCCCGCGCAACATCGCCGACCAACCCTCCACCTGGGAGGTCTTCACCCTCATGTCCTGGCGCGACAGGCGCATGTTCGCCCTGTGCCAGGCCGGGCTGGTGGAAAAGTTCACGGATGCCATCGTCTGGGTCTTCTACCCGGTCTTTCTGTACGGCCGCGGCCTGAGCCTGGCCGAAACCGGCTGGGTCATCGGCGTCTACGGCGCCGTCTGGGGCGCCTCCCAGCTCGTCACCGGCCCCCTGTCGGACCGCATCGGCCGGCAGAAGCCCATCACCGCCGGCATGCTCCTGTGCGGCGTCGGCGTCGGCCTCATGCAGCTCGGCAGCGGCGTGGCCTGGTGGTCCGCGTCGGCCGCCATCACCGGCTTCGGCATGGCCCTGCTCTACCCCAACCTGGGCGCGGCGGTGGCCGACATCGCTCATCCCAACTGGCGCGGCTCGGCGCTCGGCATCTACCGCTTCTGGCGCGATCTCGGCTACGGCTTCGGCGCCCTGGGCCTGGGCCTGGTGGCGCAGCTGAGCGGCCAGCTCAGCGCCGGCTTCTGGTTCGTGGCCGCCAGCATGATCATCTCCGGCCTGATCCTCGCCGTGGTCGGCGAGGAAACCCACCCGCGCCTGAACCCGGCGCCCGAGGCATGAGGAGGCGCCATGGACCGCTACGAACGCCACCTGCAGCATCTGGAAGCCGCCCTGCCCCACCTCGATCCCACGGCGGTGCAGGCGCTGCTGAAGCGCGGAGAAGCCGTGCTGGTGGACGTGCGCGAGCCCGACGAATTCGCTGCCGCCCACATCCCCGGCGCCCTCAATCTGCCGCGCTTCCGGCTGGAAGCACGCATCGAAACCGCCGTCCCCGACCCCGCCGCCCGCCTCATCCTCTACTGCGGCAGCCGCGGCCGCTCCACCCTCGCCGCCGCCACCTTGCGGGACATGGGCTTGGATGCAATGGTGCTGAAGGGGGGCCTCAGGGCTTGGGAAGAGGCGGGACTGGCGGTGGAAGGAGCCAAATGAAGCAAGGCCATCGCCCTACCTCCGCCCTGGAGGAGCAGGTGCGCGCGATACGTCCGCGCCGGGGCAAAAGGCGCGTCGGGGAACCGAGGCTTACTGTCGAACCTCTTGAAACCCGTCTCCCAAACACATCCGCGGCTTGCATACGGTGCGCAAAAGGCGGGCTCCGGCCATCGGGCCATCCCCGACACCCAAGCCCGTGCCGCTGACCCCCGCCACCTACGATTCCTGGTATCAAGGGCCGCGCGGCGCCTGGGTCGGCGAAACCGAATACCGGCTCCTCGAACGCCTGCTCGCCCCACGGCCAGGCGAGTCACTGCTCGATGTCGGCTGCGGCACCGGCTACTTTACCCGGCGCTTCGTCGCCGATTCCAAGCTGCGGGTCACCGGCGTCGATCCCGACGCTCCCTTCCTGGGCTATGCCCGAGCGCATGCCGTGGCAGGGGAGCAGTACCTGCCAGGCGATGCCCGCGCCCTGCCCTTTGCCGACGGCAGCTTTGATCTCTGCCTCTCCGTCACCGCCTTATGTTTCATCCGCGAGCAGCACCAAGCACTGGCGGAAATGCTGCGGGTAACCCGCCGCCGTTTCGCCATCGGCCTGCTCAACCGCCGCAGCCTGCTCTACCGGCGCAAGGGACGCGGTGGCGGGCAGGGGGCCTACCACGGTGCCCACTGGCATACGCAACGGGAGATCAGAACTTTGCTTGGCGACCTGCCTGCAACGGATTTGGTGCTGCGCAGTGCAGTATTTCTGCCGCATGGCGGAACCCTGGCGCATATTGTGGAGACACTCCTGCCTGCTTATTTGCCCTGGGGCGCTTTCCTGGTGGTGGCGGGCAACAAAAGGGCGGAGCACCCGGCTCCGCCCCTAGGTCCCGGCGATGAGATTTTCACGCAGGCCCCGGCGACCTGACGCACGGGCAATCAGGCTGGCGTGGCCAATCCCGAAAGAGCCTGCAGTCGCCGACCAAAGCCAGCGCCCAGGCCATCGCGAGCCAACTCGCTCCTACCGCTGCCCTCAAGCGCAGGTGAGTCGGCTGGACTGAGACAGCTAGCTTGGACTGAGTGCCGCGAAGCCCAACACGTTTCTACTGAACTTCCAACCACCGCGAGCGACCCAGCGAGTTGCCGCCGCTCCCAGTGCCATCCCAAATACCGCTTGCCTAACCCATCCACCCTTGACAGAATCCATCCTTCCGCTAGTTAAGTAAGTAGTGAGCTAAAAAATCAGCGCGCTCTGCAGCAGCACGCCGTTTCCTCGGCAGCGGAGCGCCCTTCACACCAAGCGGGTTGGCCCAGCCATCGACGAAGCATGATTTCAAACAGGGAAAAAGGTCGACCTGATCCGCAGTCCGCTGCGCTGGACATGCAGATCGACTCGATGATGCACGAGCTGATGGACTTGTCGCCGGACGCCATTTTTTTCAAGGATGGCAACGGCAGGTGGCTCTGGGTCAACCGCGCCGGAATCCAGCTCTTCGGCCTGCAGGACGTGGCCTACCAGTTCAAGACGGATCAGGAGCTGGCGGTGCAGTTGGGCAAGGACTCCACCTTTTTCCGCCAGTACTACGCCAGCTGCGCCAAAACCGACGAAAAGGCCTGGAAATCAGGCAAACCCTGGCGCGGCGAAGAGTGCATCAAGATTCCCGGCCAGCCGCCCCGCTATTTCGATGTGGTCAAGACGCCGCTTTTCGACGCCGACGGCAAGCGCAAGGGCATCCTGGGCATCCGGCGCGACGTCTCCGAGCAAAAGCAGGCCTACACCAAGATCCACTACCTGGCCAACTACGACGCCCTGACCGGGCTGCCCAACCGCGCCCTGTTCCAGAATCGGCTGCAGCAGGCCATTGCCCAGGCCAAGCGCAGCGAACGCCTGCTGGCTGTCTTCTTCCTGGACCTGGACCGCTTCAAGGTCATCAACGAGGCCCTCGGCCACCAGACCGGCGACCGGCTGCTCAAGGCCGCCACCAAGCGCCTGGCGGCCTGCATCACCGCCGATGACGTGGTCGCGCGCCTGGGCGGCGACGAGTTCGCCCTGATCCAGACCCAGGTCGCCCACGTGGACGACGCGACCACGCTGGCGCAGCAGCTGATCGACGCCTTCTCCCGGCCATTTCTGCTGGACGGCCAGGAAATCCACACCAGCATCAGCATCGGCATCACCATCTATCCCTTCGACGACAGCGATCCCGACCATCTGCTCAAGAACGCCGACATGGCCATGTACCGCGCGAAGCGCGAGGGACGCAGCCAGTACCATTTCTACACGGCGGACATGAACACCCAGACCCAGACGCGCATGACTCTGGAAAAGGATCTGCGGCGGGCGCTGACGCGACGGGAGTTCCTGCTCAACTACCAGCCGCAGGTGGATCTCAGAAGCGGCCGCATCATGGGCATGGAAGCCCTGTTGCGCTGGCAGAAGCCCGGTCGCGGGATGGTGTCGCCCGCCGAGTTCATTCCGGTGGCCGAGGACAGCGGCCTGATTCTGCCCATCGGCGAATGGGTGCTGCGCGAGGCTTGCGCTCAGAACAAGATCTGGCAGGACGCGGGCCTGCCGCCCCTGCGGGTGACCATCAACATCTCGGCGCGCCAGTTCGGGCCCAACGGCGGCTCGGTGGTGGACACGGTGGACCAGGTGCTCCGCGAGACCGGCCTGGCGCCGGCGTACCTGGAGCTGGAGCTGACCGAAAGCCTGATCATGGCCAATCCCGAGCACGCCGCCGTGGTCCTGCACCAGCTCAAGGAAATGGGCGTGGGGCTGGCCATCGACGACTTCGGCACCGGCTACTCCTCGCTGAGCTATCTCAAGCGCTTTCCCATCGATAAGCTCAAGATCGACCGTTCCTTCGTGCGCGACATCACCGTGGACCCCAGCGACGCGGCCATCGTCAATGCCGTCATCAGCCTGGGCCACAGCCTCAACCTCAAAGTGATCGCCGAGGGCGTGGAGACGGCGGACCAGCTCGCCTACCTGCAGCAGCAGGCGTGCGACGGCATCCAGGGCTATTACTTCAGCCGTCCCCTGCCGGCCATTTCCTTCACCCAACTGCTACGCCGCAACAAGTCCCTCCACGGCGGCGCCCCTGCGGGGGGGGGGGGGGGGGGGGGGGGGCAGCGACTACAGATAGGCCTCGATCGGCGCCAGCACGGCACCCTTCAAGCGCTGCCAGGCGGAGCGTTTCAGCCATTCCCCGGCGGTGACCGGTCGACTCTCGGCCAGATCCGCGAAAAACGCGCCTTCGAGTTCGATGGCGAAATCCCGGCTGTAGACGTTAAGGTTCATCTCGTTGTTGATGGCGAAGGAGCGGTTGTCGAAGTTGGCTGAGCCGATGCTCGACCACACGCCATCCACCACCATGGCCTTCACGTGCATCATGGTCGGCTGGTATTCGTAGATCTCCACCCCCGCCGCCAGCAGCGGCCCGTAGCTCTCCCGGCTCACCGCCTGCACCACGCCCACGTCGATCCAGCGGCCCGGCACCAGGATCTTGACCTCCACACCGCGGCGCCGGGCCGCCACCAGTTCCTGAGTGGCCAGACGATCCGGCAGAAAGTACGAGTTGGCAATGTAGATGGACTGGCGCGCCGAGCGGATGGCCAGGTCGAAGAGCATGCGGATGGTGGGCGCGCCGCTGCCCGCCGGCGAGCTCTTGACCACCTGCACCGGATGATCCGCCGTCCGGCTCAGGGGGGGATAGTAGGCATCGCCGGCAAAGACCCGGCCCGTGGCCTCCTGCCAATCCTCGGCGAACGCCGCCTGCATCCGCGCCACCGCCGGACCCGTGACCCGCACCTGGGTATCGCGCCAGTGATCGGGGCTCTGCGCCCGCCCGCGCCAGGGGTCGGCGATGCCCACGCTGCCGGTGAAGCCCACCCGGCCGTCCACCACCAGGATGCGGCGATGGGTTCGGTCGTTCAGGCGCCCCATGGTGCGCAGGCGCGCCGGGTGAAACCACGCCACCTGGCAGCCCGCCGCCTCCATCTGCGCCAGCTGCTGCGGCGAGATCTTGCGGGAGCCGACCGCGTCCAGGAGCACGTTGACCTGCACGCCGGCGCGGGCGCGTTCGGCGAGCGCGTCGGCAAAGCGCTGGGCCACCTTGCCGGACCAGAAGATATAGGTCTCGAAATTGATGGTGTGCCGGGCCTGGGCGATGGCGCGCAACATGGTGGGGAAGATTTCATCGCCGTTCTGCAGCAACTCGACCTGGTTGCCGTCGATGATCTCCGCCTGCCCCAGGGCCTCCGCCGCGCGCCGGAACTCGGGCGCATGCACGCCCGCCGGCGCGGGCGTGACATAGTGCAGGCGGCCGTCCACCCGATGGGCACAGCCGCCCGCTGCCAGGCAAGCCAGCAGGATCATCAGCCCCCTGGCGAGGGCCGTGTTCTGGTAACGAGGAAAATGCAGCATATTGGTCTCGGCGCGTAGGCGTCACCGACATTATAGCCTTGCCGCCCCGGCATCGCTCTCCAACTTACGCCCACAACCCCGCCCGCCCCTCCGGAAACCACCCATACCGGCGTGGCCTCAATGCAACAGCAGATTAGCTTTTAACCAAATATTCAT contains:
- a CDS encoding ArsR/SmtB family transcription factor; protein product: MANPRFALFSEVFAALAHPKRLEIIHILGRGEHTAGQLVELTGLSKANVSQHLNVLKARGLVHCEKCGTFCHYTLTTPKVLEACELMRQVVVEQMEEFTETRRALATVLPFPEDQKERG
- the cls gene encoding cardiolipin synthase yields the protein MLHFPRYQNTALARGLMILLACLAAGGCAHRVDGRLHYVTPAPAGVHAPEFRRAAEALGQAEIIDGNQVELLQNGDEIFPTMLRAIAQARHTINFETYIFWSGKVAQRFADALAERARAGVQVNVLLDAVGSRKISPQQLAQMEAAGCQVAWFHPARLRTMGRLNDRTHRRILVVDGRVGFTGSVGIADPWRGRAQSPDHWRDTQVRVTGPAVARMQAAFAEDWQEATGRVFAGDAYYPPLSRTADHPVQVVKSSPAGSGAPTIRMLFDLAIRSARQSIYIANSYFLPDRLATQELVAARRRGVEVKILVPGRWIDVGVVQAVSRESYGPLLAAGVEIYEYQPTMMHVKAMVVDGVWSSIGSANFDNRSFAINNEMNLNVYSRDFAIELEGAFFADLAESRPVTAGEWLKRSAWQRLKGAVLAPIEAYL
- a CDS encoding Crp/Fnr family transcriptional regulator, producing MLNDADTTLLRQAPLFSALSPDELAQIAANARSLELETGALLFREGDKADAFYFIVSGGMRLFKLAPDGNEKVIELIQAGETFAEAVVFLGGRYPVYAAALGPARLLRIDMADFIRTLKANNSMAMKMLASISLRLHQLINDVRALSLETAGQRVAGYLLEHCPAQSGTATFQLPAHKNVIASRLGIKPETFSRVLASLRDLGLIELDGPQIRIPDLGKLRHWRETCV
- a CDS encoding class I SAM-dependent methyltransferase, translated to MPLTPATYDSWYQGPRGAWVGETEYRLLERLLAPRPGESLLDVGCGTGYFTRRFVADSKLRVTGVDPDAPFLGYARAHAVAGEQYLPGDARALPFADGSFDLCLSVTALCFIREQHQALAEMLRVTRRRFAIGLLNRRSLLYRRKGRGGGQGAYHGAHWHTQREIRTLLGDLPATDLVLRSAVFLPHGGTLAHIVETLLPAYLPWGAFLVVAGNKRAEHPAPPLGPGDEIFTQAPAT
- a CDS encoding MBL fold metallo-hydrolase, which codes for MIFRQLFDPTTSTLTYLLGDEATRQAVLIDSVLEQVDRDLALLQELGLTLAYTLETHIHADHVSGAKRLRELTGCKISVPDPAKLDCADLLVREGEPLQLGSLRIEPLHTPGHTDVDFCYRVGDRVFTGDTLLIDGCGRTDFQSGDAAALYRSVQDKLFTLPGETLVYPGHDYNHRRVSSIEQERLRNPRLGGGKTLDEFVAIMDNLNLPKPAQIERAVPANLGCGRAAAGA
- the narL gene encoding two-component system response regulator NarL, with protein sequence MPRRRSVLVIDDHPLFRKGVVQLLQSRDDYEVAGEAPSGAEGIDLARRLRPDCILLDLNLKDMSGIDVLKSLKAHDAGACVLMLTVSDAAEDLVDALRGGADGYLLKDADPQELLSGLHAAAQGRVAVSSLLTGILAQALRGDALPRTPAEAGLTAQERAILEHVADGQSNKVIARELGISEGTVKVHVKHLLKKLRLRSRVEAAVWAVEHGYRPNPTHNGSRR
- a CDS encoding MFS transporter; translated protein: MKADALHAELTHGIRSNLSQFLHQLLQVFLVGLTIGMMRNVVPALATTEFGVPQGSFTLLAAFVVAFGFVKGTMNFVAGRLSERLGRRKVLLLGWLSALPIPFLILYGPSWGWIVAATVLLGANQGLTWSMTLTSKLDLSRPEQKGLVNGLNEFSGYFAVAVAGVVTGYLASGLGPRQGLFVFGLIVIVLALALVLLWVRDTLPWAKAESARFAAGKAGGPVARFPRNIADQPSTWEVFTLMSWRDRRMFALCQAGLVEKFTDAIVWVFYPVFLYGRGLSLAETGWVIGVYGAVWGASQLVTGPLSDRIGRQKPITAGMLLCGVGVGLMQLGSGVAWWSASAAITGFGMALLYPNLGAAVADIAHPNWRGSALGIYRFWRDLGYGFGALGLGLVAQLSGQLSAGFWFVAASMIISGLILAVVGEETHPRLNPAPEA
- a CDS encoding rhodanese-like domain-containing protein; this encodes MDRYERHLQHLEAALPHLDPTAVQALLKRGEAVLVDVREPDEFAAAHIPGALNLPRFRLEARIETAVPDPAARLILYCGSRGRSTLAAATLRDMGLDAMVLKGGLRAWEEAGLAVEGAK
- a CDS encoding glycine cleavage system protein H, which translates into the protein MAEYRGCELPDDLFFDLDYVWIRPEEDGTVTLGITDPAQTMAGRVQKIRIKKVGTVLAAGRHVATLESGKWAGGVPCPFAGTVVAVNEAVLEMPNLVNIDPYHDAWIAKVRPDDPEHAFDTLATGAAAVEALQKWIDRYDVQCMRCAE